One window of Nicotiana tomentosiformis chromosome 11, ASM39032v3, whole genome shotgun sequence genomic DNA carries:
- the LOC104118835 gene encoding receptor-like serine/threonine-protein kinase NCRK isoform X3, whose protein sequence is MLGFIASMLCYVYRKDKYSIQRPLFSSDKETSYNSATNLILSQGTSIAEHGQYIGSSNCVTGCVPKASILFKRKSGVFYGTIIQFSYADLESATNKFSDSNLIGVGGSSHVYRGYLRTGRTVAIKRIKTQAGQDTDSAFLTEIELISRLHHCHVVPLVGYCSEHHGKHAERLLIFEFMANGNLRDCLDGASGRHLNWSTRVAVAFGAARGLEYLHEAAAPRILHRDVKSTNVLLDENYRAKITDLGMAKHLQNDGIPSGSSSPARMQGTFGYFAPEYAIVGRASLKSDVFSFGVVLLELITGRKPIHKSANKAEESLVIWATPRLLDSRRVVLELPDPNFKGEFEEEEMQVMAYLAKECLLLDPDSRPTMSEVVQILSTIAPETSKRKHFSRDEFKGSFSYDGKSTYGESPGFVEAEEIKQITSENRSAHYLLSPHCEFNHCGETSDQKEHVIPAAYVEKLLRQSSNSRSWSLQDDEAVDLTEPRFEKFHMPTVRSPGNNVGVVGK, encoded by the exons ATGCTTGGATTTATTGCTTCGATGCTGTGCTATGTCTATAGAAAGGATAAATATTCTATTCAACGACCTCTATTTTCATCAGACAAAGAAACAAGTTACAACAGTGCTACCAACTTAATACTAAGCCAAGGAACTTCAATTGCAGAACATGGACAATACATTGGTTCCTCCAACTGTGTTACAG GTTGTGTTCCTAAAGCATCTATTCTGTTCAAAAGAAAGTCCGGAGTATTTTATGGGacgattattcaattttcttatgcTGACTTAGAGAGCGCAACAAATAAGTTCTCTGATTCCAATTTGATCGGGGTGGGAGGAAGCAGCCATGTGTACCGTGGTTATCTCAGAACTGGAAGAACTGTTGCAATTAAGCGAATAAAAACTCAGGCAGGACAGGACACTGACTCTGCTTTCTTGACGGAG ATAGAACTCATATCAAGACTTCATCATTGTCATGTGGTTCCATTGGTTGGATACTGCTCTGAACACCATGGGAAACATGCTGAGAGGCTACTTATTTTCGAGTTCATGGCAAATGGCAATCTGAGAGATTGTCTGGATGGAGCATCAGGGAGACACCTCAATTGGAGTACACGGGTCGCTGTTGCTTTTGGAGCTGCACGTGGCTTGGAGTATCTCCATGAAGCAGCTGCACCAAGAATTTTACACCGAGATGTTAAATCCACTAATGTTCTATTGGATGAGAACTATAGAGCAAAG ATTACTGATCTTGGCATGGCAAAACACCTTCAAAATGATGGTATTCCTAGCGGTTCCAGTTCTCCTGCTCGGATGCAGGGCACATTTGGCTATTTTGCACCTGAATATGCAATAGTTGGAAGAGCTTCTTTGAAGTCAGATGTTTTCAGTTTTGGGGTTGTGCTCCTTGAACTGATAACTGGACGAAAACCAATACATAAGTCAGCTAATAAAGCAGAGGAGAGCCTCGTGATATGG GCAACCCCTCGTCTGCTAGACAGTAGGCGTGTGGTCTTAGAGTTGCCAGACCCAAATTTTAAAGGAGAATTTGAAGAAGAGGAGATGCAGGTAATGGCTTACTTGGCTAAGGAGTGTCTTCTATTGGACCCAGATTCTCGGCCAACGATGAGTGAGGTTGTTCAAATTTTGTCAACTATTGCCCCAGAAACATCTAAAAGGAAACACTTCTCGAGAGATGAGTTCAAG GGCTCGTTTAGTTATGATGGCAAGAGTACTTATGGAGAAAGTCCCGGCTTTGTTGAAGCTGAGGAGATCAAGCAGATCACGTCTGAGAATCGCTCAGCTCACTATTTGTTGTCGCCACATTGTGAGTTCAATCATTGTGGTGAAACTAGTGATCAGAAAGAGCATGTTATTCCTGCTGCATATGTAGAGAAACTACTTCGCCAGAGCTCAAATTCCCGAAGTTGGAGCTTGCAAGATGATGAAGCAGTGGATTTAACTGAACCGCGGTTTGAGAAATTTCATATGCCAACTGTTAGATCCCCAGGAAACAACGTAGGTGTTGTAGGAAAATAG
- the LOC104118835 gene encoding receptor-like serine/threonine-protein kinase NCRK isoform X2: MRFGKEAAIAFLISLVWIQQIAGDEEGRNASVTSKWTCSCLANQSSVVPENCSSSCDCTLDKSSKNRWICICAADGLPRVAAANSYSSCFTACDCHYGTQLEKQSPKKRISSKVILVILVLCATVIMLGFIASMLCYVYRKDKYSIQRPLFSSDKETSYNSATNLILSQGTSIAEHGQYIGSSNCVTGCVPKASILFKRKSGVFYGTIIQFSYADLESATNKFSDSNLIGVGGSSHVYRGYLRTGRTVAIKRIKTQAGQDTDSAFLTEIELISRLHHCHVVPLVGYCSEHHGKHAERLLIFEFMANGNLRDCLDGASGRHLNWSTRVAVAFGAARGLEYLHEAAAPRILHRDVKSTNVLLDENYRAKITDLGMAKHLQNDGIPSGSSSPARMQGTFGYFAPEYAIVGRASLKSDVFSFGVVLLELITGRKPIHKSANKAEESLVIWATPRLLDSRRVVLELPDPNFKGEFEEEEMQVMAYLAKECLLLDPDSRPTMSEVVQILSTIAPETSKRKHFSRDEFKGSFSYDGKSTYGESPGFVEAEEIKQITSENRSAHYLLSPHCEFNHCGETSDQKEHVIPAAYVEKLLRQSSNSRSWSLQDDEAVDLTEPRFEKFHMPTVRSPGNNVGVVGK, translated from the exons ATGAGATTTGGAAAGGAAGCTGCAATTGCCTTCCTCATTAGCTTGGTCTGGATACAGCAAATTGCTGGCG ATGAAGAAGGACGAAATGCATCAGTAACAAGTAAATGGACCTGCAGCTGTCTCGCCAACCAGAGTTCTGTTGTTCCTGAAAACTGTTCATCATCCTGTGATTGCACTCTTG ACAAATCAAGCAAGAACAGATGGATATGCATATGTGCAGCTGATGGTTTACCTAGAGTGGCTGCTGCTAATAGTTATAGCAGCTGTTTTACAGCCTGTGATTGCCATTATG GAACTCAACTTGAAAAGCAGTCACCAAAGAAGAGGATATCGAGCAAGGTCATTTTGGTCATTCTCGTACTATGTGCAACCGTCATTATGCTTGGATTTATTGCTTCGATGCTGTGCTATGTCTATAGAAAGGATAAATATTCTATTCAACGACCTCTATTTTCATCAGACAAAGAAACAAGTTACAACAGTGCTACCAACTTAATACTAAGCCAAGGAACTTCAATTGCAGAACATGGACAATACATTGGTTCCTCCAACTGTGTTACAG GTTGTGTTCCTAAAGCATCTATTCTGTTCAAAAGAAAGTCCGGAGTATTTTATGGGacgattattcaattttcttatgcTGACTTAGAGAGCGCAACAAATAAGTTCTCTGATTCCAATTTGATCGGGGTGGGAGGAAGCAGCCATGTGTACCGTGGTTATCTCAGAACTGGAAGAACTGTTGCAATTAAGCGAATAAAAACTCAGGCAGGACAGGACACTGACTCTGCTTTCTTGACGGAG ATAGAACTCATATCAAGACTTCATCATTGTCATGTGGTTCCATTGGTTGGATACTGCTCTGAACACCATGGGAAACATGCTGAGAGGCTACTTATTTTCGAGTTCATGGCAAATGGCAATCTGAGAGATTGTCTGGATGGAGCATCAGGGAGACACCTCAATTGGAGTACACGGGTCGCTGTTGCTTTTGGAGCTGCACGTGGCTTGGAGTATCTCCATGAAGCAGCTGCACCAAGAATTTTACACCGAGATGTTAAATCCACTAATGTTCTATTGGATGAGAACTATAGAGCAAAG ATTACTGATCTTGGCATGGCAAAACACCTTCAAAATGATGGTATTCCTAGCGGTTCCAGTTCTCCTGCTCGGATGCAGGGCACATTTGGCTATTTTGCACCTGAATATGCAATAGTTGGAAGAGCTTCTTTGAAGTCAGATGTTTTCAGTTTTGGGGTTGTGCTCCTTGAACTGATAACTGGACGAAAACCAATACATAAGTCAGCTAATAAAGCAGAGGAGAGCCTCGTGATATGG GCAACCCCTCGTCTGCTAGACAGTAGGCGTGTGGTCTTAGAGTTGCCAGACCCAAATTTTAAAGGAGAATTTGAAGAAGAGGAGATGCAGGTAATGGCTTACTTGGCTAAGGAGTGTCTTCTATTGGACCCAGATTCTCGGCCAACGATGAGTGAGGTTGTTCAAATTTTGTCAACTATTGCCCCAGAAACATCTAAAAGGAAACACTTCTCGAGAGATGAGTTCAAG GGCTCGTTTAGTTATGATGGCAAGAGTACTTATGGAGAAAGTCCCGGCTTTGTTGAAGCTGAGGAGATCAAGCAGATCACGTCTGAGAATCGCTCAGCTCACTATTTGTTGTCGCCACATTGTGAGTTCAATCATTGTGGTGAAACTAGTGATCAGAAAGAGCATGTTATTCCTGCTGCATATGTAGAGAAACTACTTCGCCAGAGCTCAAATTCCCGAAGTTGGAGCTTGCAAGATGATGAAGCAGTGGATTTAACTGAACCGCGGTTTGAGAAATTTCATATGCCAACTGTTAGATCCCCAGGAAACAACGTAGGTGTTGTAGGAAAATAG
- the LOC104118835 gene encoding receptor-like serine/threonine-protein kinase NCRK isoform X1, with protein sequence MRFGKEAAIAFLISLVWIQQIAGDEEGRNASVTSKWTCSCLANQSSVVPENCSSSCDCTLADKSSKNRWICICAADGLPRVAAANSYSSCFTACDCHYGTQLEKQSPKKRISSKVILVILVLCATVIMLGFIASMLCYVYRKDKYSIQRPLFSSDKETSYNSATNLILSQGTSIAEHGQYIGSSNCVTGCVPKASILFKRKSGVFYGTIIQFSYADLESATNKFSDSNLIGVGGSSHVYRGYLRTGRTVAIKRIKTQAGQDTDSAFLTEIELISRLHHCHVVPLVGYCSEHHGKHAERLLIFEFMANGNLRDCLDGASGRHLNWSTRVAVAFGAARGLEYLHEAAAPRILHRDVKSTNVLLDENYRAKITDLGMAKHLQNDGIPSGSSSPARMQGTFGYFAPEYAIVGRASLKSDVFSFGVVLLELITGRKPIHKSANKAEESLVIWATPRLLDSRRVVLELPDPNFKGEFEEEEMQVMAYLAKECLLLDPDSRPTMSEVVQILSTIAPETSKRKHFSRDEFKGSFSYDGKSTYGESPGFVEAEEIKQITSENRSAHYLLSPHCEFNHCGETSDQKEHVIPAAYVEKLLRQSSNSRSWSLQDDEAVDLTEPRFEKFHMPTVRSPGNNVGVVGK encoded by the exons ATGAGATTTGGAAAGGAAGCTGCAATTGCCTTCCTCATTAGCTTGGTCTGGATACAGCAAATTGCTGGCG ATGAAGAAGGACGAAATGCATCAGTAACAAGTAAATGGACCTGCAGCTGTCTCGCCAACCAGAGTTCTGTTGTTCCTGAAAACTGTTCATCATCCTGTGATTGCACTCTTG CAGACAAATCAAGCAAGAACAGATGGATATGCATATGTGCAGCTGATGGTTTACCTAGAGTGGCTGCTGCTAATAGTTATAGCAGCTGTTTTACAGCCTGTGATTGCCATTATG GAACTCAACTTGAAAAGCAGTCACCAAAGAAGAGGATATCGAGCAAGGTCATTTTGGTCATTCTCGTACTATGTGCAACCGTCATTATGCTTGGATTTATTGCTTCGATGCTGTGCTATGTCTATAGAAAGGATAAATATTCTATTCAACGACCTCTATTTTCATCAGACAAAGAAACAAGTTACAACAGTGCTACCAACTTAATACTAAGCCAAGGAACTTCAATTGCAGAACATGGACAATACATTGGTTCCTCCAACTGTGTTACAG GTTGTGTTCCTAAAGCATCTATTCTGTTCAAAAGAAAGTCCGGAGTATTTTATGGGacgattattcaattttcttatgcTGACTTAGAGAGCGCAACAAATAAGTTCTCTGATTCCAATTTGATCGGGGTGGGAGGAAGCAGCCATGTGTACCGTGGTTATCTCAGAACTGGAAGAACTGTTGCAATTAAGCGAATAAAAACTCAGGCAGGACAGGACACTGACTCTGCTTTCTTGACGGAG ATAGAACTCATATCAAGACTTCATCATTGTCATGTGGTTCCATTGGTTGGATACTGCTCTGAACACCATGGGAAACATGCTGAGAGGCTACTTATTTTCGAGTTCATGGCAAATGGCAATCTGAGAGATTGTCTGGATGGAGCATCAGGGAGACACCTCAATTGGAGTACACGGGTCGCTGTTGCTTTTGGAGCTGCACGTGGCTTGGAGTATCTCCATGAAGCAGCTGCACCAAGAATTTTACACCGAGATGTTAAATCCACTAATGTTCTATTGGATGAGAACTATAGAGCAAAG ATTACTGATCTTGGCATGGCAAAACACCTTCAAAATGATGGTATTCCTAGCGGTTCCAGTTCTCCTGCTCGGATGCAGGGCACATTTGGCTATTTTGCACCTGAATATGCAATAGTTGGAAGAGCTTCTTTGAAGTCAGATGTTTTCAGTTTTGGGGTTGTGCTCCTTGAACTGATAACTGGACGAAAACCAATACATAAGTCAGCTAATAAAGCAGAGGAGAGCCTCGTGATATGG GCAACCCCTCGTCTGCTAGACAGTAGGCGTGTGGTCTTAGAGTTGCCAGACCCAAATTTTAAAGGAGAATTTGAAGAAGAGGAGATGCAGGTAATGGCTTACTTGGCTAAGGAGTGTCTTCTATTGGACCCAGATTCTCGGCCAACGATGAGTGAGGTTGTTCAAATTTTGTCAACTATTGCCCCAGAAACATCTAAAAGGAAACACTTCTCGAGAGATGAGTTCAAG GGCTCGTTTAGTTATGATGGCAAGAGTACTTATGGAGAAAGTCCCGGCTTTGTTGAAGCTGAGGAGATCAAGCAGATCACGTCTGAGAATCGCTCAGCTCACTATTTGTTGTCGCCACATTGTGAGTTCAATCATTGTGGTGAAACTAGTGATCAGAAAGAGCATGTTATTCCTGCTGCATATGTAGAGAAACTACTTCGCCAGAGCTCAAATTCCCGAAGTTGGAGCTTGCAAGATGATGAAGCAGTGGATTTAACTGAACCGCGGTTTGAGAAATTTCATATGCCAACTGTTAGATCCCCAGGAAACAACGTAGGTGTTGTAGGAAAATAG